From a single Macrobrachium rosenbergii isolate ZJJX-2024 chromosome 59, ASM4041242v1, whole genome shotgun sequence genomic region:
- the LOC136837763 gene encoding transcriptional adapter 2-alpha-like isoform X1, which translates to MAEVPTTSETIEEDATELQFPKGMDAFSNARVEIGSLLDDDQIICGHCKSLTKEPYIQCAQCQDLKEMPTIICVPCFAKGVEFSSHKNNHKYIIIKNDFSVFSSGWQAKEELRLINSVIECGFGNWVDISNRMQRKSPEECREHYLKFYVEDPHPEFPLLEEQNENIVYPQPITYKGGSDDPPRPIPGTAFFRDMAGYNAARSDFEVEFDHNAELEIQDLDLKLFEDDAKPSLGIELQMCLLDKYRRKLGERFQRKKLIRDHGLIAMSKSTYHLNRYKPYLKAAFADSLPRFYNLLDFMEMDLLLEGLKCEMELKRHIVELLEYRFNGIKKQNGIMTYETLKKRREVNMKERRNLVIAHSVGDKTVWDVVSHKNVTSFGLTIPSSSRRVSVPLNIIGMPGYDSLSDREKEIASETRLLPEDFIRFKGIFIDECRRNNGLRLAQARTLLKIDVNKIRKIYDHLMSFGFIHAPKRK; encoded by the coding sequence GTATGGATGCCTTTTCTAATGCAAGAGTCGAGATTGGCAGTTTGCTGGATGATGATCAGATAATATGTGGTCATTGTAAATCTCTTACAAAGGAACCATATATTCAGTGTGCACAATGCCAAGATTTGAAAGAGATGCCAACCATTATTTGTGTTCCATGTTTTGCTAAAGGAGTTGAGTTTAGTTcacataaaaataaccataagTACATAATCATTAAAAATGACTTCAGCGTTTTCAGTTCAGGTTGGCAAGCTAAAGAGGAACTTAGGTTAATTAATTCTGTAATTGAATGTGGTTTTGGAAATTGGGTAGATATTAGTAACAGGATGCAAAGAAAATCGCCAGAAGAGTGTCGTGAGCATTATTTGAAGTTCTATGTAGAAGATCCCCATCCGGAGTTCCCACTTTTAGAAGAGCAGAATGAGAACATTGTGTATCCACAACCAATAACTTACAAGGGAGGTAGTGATGATCCACCAAGACCAATACCAGGGACAGCATTTTTTCGTGATATGGCAGGATATAATGCTGCAAGGAGTGATTTTGAGGTTGAATTTGACCATAATGCAGAATTGGAGATTCAAGATTTAGACTTGAAGCTCTTCGAAGATGATGCAAAACCTTCGCTGGGGATAGAATTGCAAATGTGTTTGTTAGATAAGTATCGTAGAAAACTTGGTGAAAGATTTCAAAGGAAGAAACTCATTAGAGATCATGGCCTCATTGCAATGAGCAAGTCAACTTATCATTTGAATCGGTACAAGCCTTATTTGAAAGCAGCTTTTGCAGATTCTCTTCCAAGATTTTACAATCTTTTAGACTTCATGGAAATGGACCTGTTGCTAGAAGGCTTAAAGTGTGAGATGGAATTGAAAAGGCATATTGTTGAACTCTTGGAGTATAGATTTAAtggtattaaaaaacaaaatggtatCATGACATACGAAACCTTGAAGAAAAGAAGGGAAGTTAATATGAAAGAACGTCGGAATCTTGTCATTGCCCACAGTGTTGGTGATAAAACTGTTTGGGATGTCGTATCCCATAAAAATGTCACTTCATTTGGATTGACTATTCCAAGTTCATCCAGGAGAGTTAGTGTTCCCCTTAATATTATAGGCATGCCTGGTTATGACAGTCTTAgtgatagagaaaaagaaattgccTCAGAAACACGTCTTTTACCTGAGGATTTCATACGATTTAAAGGCATATTTATTGATGAATGTAGACGAAATAATGGATTACGCTTGGCACAGGCACGAACTCTCCTCAAAATAGATGTtaataaaatcaggaaaatatatGATCACCTTATGTCTTTTGGATTTATTCATGCTCCTAAACGGAAATAG